The Rubricoccus marinus nucleotide sequence GGCAGAGGCCTCGCGGCTCACGCTCGTTATGCGCCGGCCGAGCGCATCGTACACGTCCAACGTGAACGAGCCGGGGACGGGGAGCGTGAACGAGAGCCGCGCGGACGTGCGGGCCGGGTTGGGATGGCTGGTGAGCGCCAGAGGCGCGGGCTCTGGGGCGCTCGGCGTGCTCACGGAAAGCTGGAGGCCGGTGGCGCGCCACGCTTCGGTCTGCCCGCTCGGGTTTCTGCCGTACCCGACGATGGTGGTCCCGTCGTCGGAGATCTCGTAGGCGAGGCTGAGCTTCCACCCGCTCAGGTTCAGGCCGTAGTCGTCCTCTAACATCTCCTGGATACTCCTCATGCCTCCCTCTTCCGTCCAGAGGAACGCCCGGTACCCCTGCGGCTCGGCCTCGCTGTAGCCGACCACGGCTGATCCGTCGGACGAGACCGCGAGGGCGACGGAGTGGAAAAAGCTCCCGGGGAGGTCGCCGAGACCAACCATGCCGCTTTCTTCCGTCCAGCGAAACGCTTCGATTCCGTCGTCTGATTGGCCCCAGCCCGCGAGCACGTCGCCAGAGGCCGACGCGGAGTAGACGACCGAGAAGTACGTCCCGCCCGGCAGGTCGCCGAGCCCCACCATGCCTTCCTCTACCGTCCAGCGGAACGCTTCCGGGCCGTTCTCGGATTGGCTGATCCCTCCAATCACCCGTCCATCGGGCGAGATGCTGTAGGCCTGGGAGTAGAAGAAGCCCCCCGGCAAGTCCCCCAGGCCCATCATCCCGTCGTCTTTGGTCCACCGGAACGCTTCAAACCCCTTGTCCCCGTTGCTCTCCCCCACGACAACCACGCCATCGGCGGTCATGGCCGTGGCGCGGGAGAAGAAGAAGCCGCCCGGCAGGTCCCCGATGCCGACCATTCCGTTGGCGTCGGTCCAGACGAAGGCCTCTGTTCCGTTTGCGGATGCGCTCTGCCCCGCAACTATGCCTCCGTCCGCCGAGACCGCATCGGCGCGAGAGGCGAACGCGCCACCGGGCAGATCCCCCAACCCGATCATCCCGCCGCCTTCCGTCCACAAAAACGCCTCGTCCCCGCTGGACGATGAGCTTTCCCCGACGACGACCGAACCCTCTGCGGAGACGGAGTAGCCCTTGGAGTCAAAAGCGCCTCCCGGCAGATGCCCCAGCCCTTTAAACGACGCCTCTTGCGCCTGAGAGGCCGGAAGAACGGCCAGGGCCATCAGGCACCCGAGCAGGGCTACCGCTGCGGTTGGTGGGCAGGATCGATGCATGGCATGGTCTCTCGTGGGTGACGGTAGAGCGAAAGTACAGGGCGGAATGGCCGCACAAATAGGCCCCACCCCCATTCCTCGGCTTCACGTTCCGGGCCTCTGGCGCCAGAGGCCACCCCGCTAGCTAGTGCTCCCTACCGCTGGTACGGGACCGATATGAACTCCCGCTCTGGGAGCCGCACCGCCGTCAGCTTCCCCAGGTCCGGCC carries:
- a CDS encoding T9SS type A sorting domain-containing protein, whose product is MALAVLPASQAQEASFKGLGHLPGGAFDSKGYSVSAEGSVVVGESSSSSGDEAFLWTEGGGMIGLGDLPGGAFASRADAVSADGGIVAGQSASANGTEAFVWTDANGMVGIGDLPGGFFFSRATAMTADGVVVVGESNGDKGFEAFRWTKDDGMMGLGDLPGGFFYSQAYSISPDGRVIGGISQSENGPEAFRWTVEEGMVGLGDLPGGTYFSVVYSASASGDVLAGWGQSDDGIEAFRWTEESGMVGLGDLPGSFFHSVALAVSSDGSAVVGYSEAEPQGYRAFLWTEEGGMRSIQEMLEDDYGLNLSGWKLSLAYEISDDGTTIVGYGRNPSGQTEAWRATGLQLSVSTPSAPEPAPLALTSHPNPARTSARLSFTLPVPGSFTLDVYDALGRRITSVSREASAREAAIDLSTSVWPSGRYLVRLQAGEHSERHTFTVAR